A single Clavibacter nebraskensis NCPPB 2581 DNA region contains:
- a CDS encoding DUF3159 domain-containing protein → MSGEGPVGRDPQRPKPADGTHAPDGTSRAPATAPGEAIGASMAQAAERAGLGQAARGETMTAAALLAAMGGIRGVLEAIVPGLLFLVAFTLTRDIVLSVAVPVVVAVAAVVARLVQRSAVAPAVGGLAGIVISAILALRSGEGRDFYALGLWTNGAYFAVLLVSVVVGWPLVGVAVGFLTGDGTAWRQDRRKARALRLLTLVWVGFFALRLAVQVPLYLSDSIDALGVARLVMGTPLYGVLLVLSWLFVRAVYAKDPATRVTD, encoded by the coding sequence GTGTCGGGGGAGGGCCCGGTCGGGAGGGATCCCCAGCGCCCCAAGCCCGCCGACGGAACGCACGCGCCCGACGGCACGTCGCGCGCGCCCGCGACCGCCCCGGGTGAGGCGATCGGCGCGAGCATGGCCCAGGCCGCCGAACGAGCGGGCCTCGGGCAGGCGGCGCGCGGCGAGACCATGACCGCCGCCGCCCTCCTCGCCGCGATGGGCGGCATCCGGGGCGTCCTCGAGGCGATCGTGCCCGGTCTCCTCTTCCTCGTCGCCTTCACGCTCACGCGCGACATCGTCCTCTCGGTCGCGGTCCCCGTCGTCGTCGCCGTCGCCGCGGTCGTGGCCCGGCTCGTGCAGCGCTCGGCTGTCGCCCCCGCGGTGGGCGGGCTCGCCGGCATCGTCATCTCGGCGATCCTGGCTCTCCGCTCGGGCGAGGGACGCGACTTCTACGCCCTCGGCCTGTGGACGAACGGCGCGTACTTCGCGGTGCTCCTGGTCTCCGTCGTGGTCGGGTGGCCCCTCGTCGGCGTCGCCGTGGGCTTCCTCACGGGAGACGGCACGGCGTGGCGGCAGGACCGCAGGAAGGCCAGGGCCCTCCGCCTCCTCACGCTCGTGTGGGTCGGCTTCTTCGCCCTGCGCCTCGCGGTGCAGGTCCCGCTCTACCTCTCCGACTCCATCGACGCGCTCGGCGTCGCCCGCCTCGTGATGGGCACGCCCCTCTACGGCGTGCTCCTCGTCCTGTCGTGGCTCTTCGTGCGCGCCGTGTACGCGAAGGACCCGGCGACACGCGTCACCGACTGA
- a CDS encoding DUF3093 domain-containing protein, producing the protein MQASPYRERLWPAPWLFVATALVIPASLLVFLPISVVAGVIVAIVLYAGVVATLVLTSPVIEVADGRLRAGRASIDVDQLGEPEGSRGAQATAERGTRLHARAYLVIRGWVDPVVRVPLLDASDPAPYWLLSTRTPERLIAAIRGSRRS; encoded by the coding sequence ATGCAAGCGTCCCCCTACAGGGAGCGGCTGTGGCCGGCTCCCTGGCTCTTCGTCGCCACCGCCCTCGTCATCCCCGCGAGCCTGCTCGTGTTCCTCCCCATCAGCGTCGTCGCCGGGGTGATCGTCGCCATCGTGCTGTACGCGGGCGTCGTCGCCACGCTGGTGCTCACGAGCCCCGTCATCGAGGTGGCCGACGGGCGGCTGCGGGCCGGCCGCGCGTCGATCGACGTCGACCAGCTCGGCGAGCCCGAGGGGTCCAGGGGCGCGCAGGCGACGGCCGAGCGCGGCACGCGGCTGCACGCGCGGGCGTACCTGGTCATCCGCGGATGGGTGGACCCGGTGGTGCGGGTGCCGCTGCTGGACGCGTCGGATCCCGCTCCTTACTGGCTGCTGTCCACGCGCACGCCGGAACGACTGATCGCCGCGATCCGGGGATCGCGGCGATCATGA
- the dut gene encoding dUTP diphosphatase, whose protein sequence is MPDPVDVLIAGDAPIPAYAHPGDAGADLVSAEALRLEPGQRATVGTGVSIALPDGYAAFVLPRSGLAARHGITIVNAPGTVDAGYRGEIRVTLLNTDADAAYDVAVGDRIAQVVVMPVSRVRFVPVEKLPGSHRGTGGFGSTGTGALPARDPGDRT, encoded by the coding sequence GTGCCCGATCCCGTCGACGTCCTCATCGCGGGCGACGCCCCGATCCCGGCCTACGCGCATCCCGGCGACGCCGGCGCCGACCTCGTGAGCGCGGAGGCCCTGCGGCTCGAGCCCGGCCAGCGGGCCACCGTCGGCACCGGCGTGTCGATCGCCCTGCCGGACGGCTACGCCGCGTTCGTCCTGCCCCGCAGCGGCCTGGCCGCGCGCCACGGCATCACCATCGTCAACGCACCCGGCACCGTCGACGCGGGATACCGCGGCGAGATCCGGGTCACCCTCCTCAACACCGACGCCGACGCCGCGTACGATGTCGCGGTCGGCGACCGCATCGCGCAGGTCGTCGTCATGCCGGTCAGCCGGGTGCGCTTCGTGCCCGTCGAGAAGCTGCCCGGGAGCCACCGCGGCACGGGGGGCTTCGGCTCCACGGGCACCGGCGCCCTCCCCGCCCGAGATCCAGGAGACCGAACATGA
- a CDS encoding alkaline phosphatase family protein: protein MAPMLPASGSRRMSLTAVMPGCLAALAGEESEAGLPPVDRAVVVLVDGLGSAALRARAGHARHLVQRWGKKDVVDVGFPTTTAASITSLTTGVRAGEHGLVGYAALDPAHDRVLKLLSGWDARSVPEEWQPVPTVFERAVAAGVPAFVVGAARYAGSGFSRAALRGATYVAAESIAERFATTRALLDREPRALAYLYVPELDQVAHSHGWESDRWLRSLEELDQAAGPFLDRLGPREGALITADHGIVDVPASSQVLFDRVPELVAGVRHVAGEPRCLHLHVEPGADAGALADAWRASEGTRAHVATRAEAMAADWYGPVREGVAARIGDVVVATRALIAYYDGRPRDQGARRMVGQHGSSSDEERLVPLIRAGAFARG from the coding sequence ATGGCCCCCATGCTACCGGCGTCCGGATCCCGCCGGATGAGCCTCACCGCGGTCATGCCCGGCTGCCTCGCGGCCCTCGCGGGGGAGGAGTCGGAAGCCGGCCTCCCGCCCGTCGACCGTGCCGTGGTCGTCCTTGTGGACGGGCTCGGCTCCGCCGCCCTCCGCGCCCGCGCCGGCCACGCGCGCCACCTGGTGCAGCGCTGGGGGAAGAAGGACGTCGTCGACGTGGGCTTCCCCACCACGACCGCCGCCAGCATCACCTCGCTCACCACCGGCGTGCGCGCGGGAGAGCACGGCCTCGTCGGCTACGCCGCGCTGGATCCCGCGCACGACCGCGTCCTCAAGCTGCTGTCCGGATGGGACGCGCGCAGCGTGCCGGAGGAGTGGCAGCCGGTGCCGACCGTGTTCGAGCGGGCGGTCGCCGCGGGCGTCCCCGCCTTCGTCGTCGGGGCAGCCCGCTACGCCGGATCCGGGTTCTCCCGCGCGGCGCTGCGGGGTGCGACCTACGTCGCGGCGGAGTCGATCGCCGAGCGCTTCGCGACCACCCGCGCGCTCCTGGACCGGGAGCCGCGCGCGCTCGCCTACCTCTACGTCCCCGAGCTCGACCAGGTCGCCCACTCGCACGGCTGGGAGTCGGACCGCTGGCTCCGGTCCCTCGAGGAGCTCGACCAGGCGGCGGGTCCCTTCCTCGACCGCCTCGGCCCGCGCGAGGGCGCGCTGATCACCGCCGACCACGGCATCGTCGACGTGCCCGCCTCATCCCAGGTCCTGTTCGACAGGGTGCCGGAGCTGGTCGCGGGCGTCCGGCACGTGGCAGGGGAGCCGCGCTGCCTGCACCTCCACGTGGAGCCCGGCGCCGATGCCGGCGCCCTGGCCGACGCCTGGCGCGCCTCGGAGGGGACGCGGGCCCACGTCGCGACGCGCGCCGAGGCCATGGCCGCGGACTGGTACGGACCCGTCCGCGAGGGCGTCGCGGCGCGCATCGGGGACGTGGTCGTCGCGACGCGTGCGCTCATCGCCTACTACGACGGCCGCCCGCGGGACCAGGGCGCCCGTCGGATGGTCGGCCAGCACGGGTCGTCCTCGGACGAGGAGCGCCTGGTGCCGCTCATCCGCGCCGGCGCGTTCGCGCGCGGCTGA
- the sepH gene encoding septation protein SepH → MQDLKIVGVEDGALVVEAAGGDRHRLVMDDAFRSALRRQSTDGGATRKAAPRIIQSFIRQGMSAEDVARETGASVEYVRKFEGPVVAEREHVVRSAMKVPVHTAIEVDPMGQGTLFGQVIEERLESLGAQEVRWSSWKEQLGGWVVKVAFTSEEIEHDARWSYDAKKHALSPANNEAITLSQQGEIRGVLIPRLRALPPEAVDTHEEAGVTRFDSGAFRLPEPTASSTQDTAPQLWEAPRRDEGAFVSHLGRQGNHPAGTQQPARVAQVELNETADLLEALRRRRGERESVPREDEGDDVAEDAPAPAARRDEPLSRPRGGQRSVPPLRSAVIPGIGRVDAGRDLPRDEAEDEGLRTPGTGEGRGSGKPSGRRGRTAMPSWDEIVFGARSDDDHLA, encoded by the coding sequence ATGCAGGATCTGAAGATCGTCGGAGTCGAGGACGGCGCCCTCGTCGTCGAGGCCGCGGGCGGTGACCGGCACCGTCTCGTGATGGACGACGCGTTCCGCTCCGCGTTGCGCCGCCAGTCCACCGACGGCGGTGCCACGCGCAAGGCCGCGCCGCGCATCATCCAGTCCTTCATCCGCCAGGGCATGAGCGCCGAGGACGTCGCGCGGGAGACCGGCGCGTCCGTCGAGTACGTCCGCAAGTTCGAGGGTCCCGTCGTCGCCGAGCGCGAGCACGTCGTCCGCAGCGCGATGAAGGTGCCCGTGCACACCGCCATCGAGGTCGACCCGATGGGCCAGGGCACGCTGTTCGGCCAGGTCATCGAGGAGCGCCTCGAGTCGCTCGGCGCGCAGGAGGTGCGCTGGAGCAGCTGGAAGGAGCAGCTCGGCGGCTGGGTCGTGAAGGTCGCCTTCACGAGCGAGGAGATCGAGCACGACGCGCGCTGGTCCTACGACGCGAAGAAGCACGCGCTCTCCCCCGCCAACAACGAGGCGATCACCCTCTCGCAGCAGGGCGAGATCCGCGGCGTCCTCATCCCCCGCCTGCGGGCGCTGCCGCCCGAGGCCGTCGACACGCACGAGGAGGCCGGGGTCACGCGCTTCGACAGCGGGGCCTTCCGCCTGCCCGAGCCGACGGCGTCGAGCACGCAGGACACCGCTCCCCAGCTGTGGGAGGCGCCTCGCCGCGATGAGGGTGCGTTCGTCTCGCACCTCGGGCGACAGGGCAACCACCCCGCCGGCACGCAGCAGCCGGCGCGGGTCGCCCAGGTGGAGCTCAACGAGACCGCGGACCTGCTCGAGGCGCTCCGGCGCCGACGGGGCGAGCGGGAGTCCGTGCCGCGCGAGGACGAGGGCGACGACGTCGCCGAGGACGCGCCCGCGCCTGCCGCCCGGCGCGACGAGCCGCTGTCCCGGCCGCGCGGCGGCCAGCGTTCCGTGCCGCCGCTGCGGTCCGCGGTGATCCCCGGCATCGGCCGCGTCGACGCGGGCCGCGACCTGCCGCGCGACGAGGCCGAGGACGAGGGCTTGCGCACGCCCGGCACCGGCGAGGGCCGCGGGTCCGGGAAGCCCTCCGGACGACGCGGACGCACGGCGATGCCGAGCTGGGACGAGATCGTCTTCGGCGCCCGCAGCGACGACGACCACCTGGCCTGA
- a CDS encoding DNA gyrase/topoisomerase IV subunit A — translation MSPSTTNTTPDEPAERIEDVDVSTEMENSFLEYAYSVIYSRALPDARDGLKPVQRRILYQMSEMGLRPDRGHVKSARVTGEVMGKLHPHGDSAIYDAMVRMAQPFTLRVPLIDGHGNFGSLDDGPAAPRYTEARLAASALAMVEGLDEDVVDFVPNYDNAFMQPAVLPAAFPNLLVNGASGIAVGMATNMVPHNLIEVVGAARHLIDHPDATLDDLMAFVPGPDLPTGGTIIGLSGVKDAYLTGRGSFKTRARVSVESLTPRKSGLVVTELPYLVGPEKVIEKIKDGVQNKKLSGITNVTDLTDRTHGLRLVIEIKTGFNPEAVLEQLYRYTPLEDGFSINNVALVDGSPQTLGLKELLQVYVAHRLDVVTRRTRYRLARRQERLHLVLGLLIAILDIDEVIQVIRGSDDTEQARARLMDVFDLSTLQADYILELRLRRLTRFSRIELEEERDRLQAEIAELEAILADPRRLRALVSTELQEVADRFGTPRRTLLTEAAPSVAGAASRRSAPVLEIADVPCRVLLSTTGRAVRVDLPADAPGTPLQTVRRSSHDAVLTAIETTSRTRIGAITNTGRLITMTPVDLPVVPVASVQLGAGVRIRDYLGLTDKKERVVALVALGTEEAIALGTRQGVVKRIAPTALPAKPEFEVIALKKGDEVVGARQGAETDELVFVTSEAQLLHFPAVSVRPQGIQAGGVAGVNLASGARVLFFSSVAPEGAQVVTVSASSATITGVDPGRAKVSAFGDFPRKGRATGGVRAHAYLKGEDHLALAWVGPGPALAVGPAGEVRQLPPTGMKRDGSGIPLEKAIGSVGQAVTPAEAPDAASGAAAGVVEPSAEDGSAPLET, via the coding sequence ATGAGTCCCTCCACCACGAACACCACGCCCGACGAGCCCGCCGAGCGGATCGAGGACGTCGACGTCTCCACCGAGATGGAGAACTCGTTCCTCGAGTACGCCTACTCCGTCATCTACTCCCGAGCCCTGCCGGATGCGCGCGACGGGCTCAAGCCCGTGCAGCGGCGCATCCTCTACCAGATGAGCGAGATGGGCCTCCGTCCCGACCGCGGGCACGTGAAGTCCGCGCGCGTCACGGGTGAGGTGATGGGCAAGCTCCACCCGCACGGCGACTCGGCCATCTACGACGCGATGGTGCGCATGGCGCAGCCGTTCACGCTCCGGGTGCCGCTCATCGACGGGCACGGCAACTTCGGGTCGCTCGACGACGGACCCGCGGCGCCGCGCTACACGGAGGCCCGGCTGGCGGCCTCCGCCCTCGCGATGGTCGAGGGGCTCGACGAGGACGTCGTCGACTTCGTCCCGAACTACGACAACGCGTTCATGCAGCCGGCGGTGCTCCCGGCGGCCTTCCCGAACCTGCTCGTGAACGGCGCGAGCGGCATCGCCGTCGGCATGGCGACCAACATGGTGCCCCACAACCTCATCGAGGTCGTGGGCGCCGCGCGTCACCTCATCGACCACCCGGACGCCACGCTCGACGACCTCATGGCCTTCGTGCCGGGGCCCGACCTCCCCACGGGCGGCACGATCATCGGCCTCTCGGGCGTCAAGGACGCCTACCTCACGGGCCGCGGCAGCTTCAAGACCCGCGCGCGCGTCTCCGTCGAGAGCCTCACGCCGCGGAAGTCGGGGCTCGTCGTCACCGAGCTGCCGTACCTCGTCGGCCCCGAGAAGGTCATCGAGAAGATCAAGGACGGCGTCCAGAACAAGAAGCTGTCGGGCATCACCAACGTCACCGACCTCACCGACCGCACGCACGGCCTGCGGCTCGTCATCGAGATCAAGACGGGCTTCAACCCGGAGGCGGTGCTCGAGCAGCTGTACCGCTACACGCCGCTGGAGGACGGGTTCAGCATCAACAATGTCGCGCTCGTCGACGGCAGCCCGCAGACGCTCGGGCTGAAGGAGCTGCTGCAGGTCTACGTGGCGCACCGGCTCGACGTGGTGACGCGGCGCACGCGCTACCGGCTCGCCCGGCGGCAGGAACGGCTGCACCTCGTCCTCGGCCTGCTGATCGCGATCCTCGACATCGACGAGGTGATCCAGGTCATCCGCGGCAGCGACGACACCGAGCAGGCGCGCGCGCGGCTCATGGACGTCTTCGACCTCTCGACGCTGCAGGCCGACTACATCCTGGAGCTCCGCCTGCGCCGGCTCACGCGGTTCAGCCGCATCGAGCTGGAGGAGGAGCGCGACCGCCTGCAGGCAGAGATCGCCGAGCTCGAGGCCATCCTGGCTGATCCCCGCCGGCTCCGCGCCCTCGTCTCGACCGAGCTGCAGGAGGTCGCCGACCGCTTCGGCACGCCGCGCCGCACGCTGCTCACCGAGGCCGCGCCGAGCGTCGCGGGGGCGGCGAGCCGTCGGTCGGCGCCCGTGCTCGAGATCGCCGACGTCCCGTGCCGGGTGCTGCTGTCGACCACGGGCCGCGCGGTGCGGGTCGACCTGCCGGCCGACGCGCCGGGAACGCCCCTGCAGACCGTCCGCCGCAGCTCCCATGACGCGGTCCTCACCGCGATCGAGACCACGAGCCGCACGCGCATCGGCGCCATCACGAACACCGGCCGGCTCATCACCATGACGCCGGTCGACCTGCCCGTCGTCCCCGTCGCGAGCGTGCAGCTCGGCGCCGGCGTCCGGATCCGTGACTACCTGGGCCTCACGGACAAGAAGGAGCGCGTCGTCGCGCTCGTGGCGCTCGGCACCGAGGAGGCGATCGCGCTCGGCACTCGCCAGGGCGTCGTCAAGCGCATCGCCCCGACCGCCCTGCCCGCGAAGCCCGAGTTCGAGGTCATCGCGCTGAAGAAGGGCGACGAGGTCGTCGGCGCGCGACAGGGCGCGGAGACGGACGAGCTCGTGTTCGTCACGAGCGAGGCGCAGCTGCTGCACTTCCCCGCGGTGTCGGTGCGTCCCCAGGGCATCCAGGCGGGCGGCGTCGCCGGCGTCAACCTCGCGTCCGGCGCACGCGTGCTGTTCTTCTCCTCCGTCGCCCCCGAGGGCGCCCAGGTCGTGACGGTCTCGGCGTCCTCCGCCACCATCACGGGCGTGGATCCCGGCCGGGCGAAGGTCAGCGCGTTCGGCGACTTCCCGCGCAAGGGCCGCGCCACGGGCGGCGTCCGCGCGCACGCGTACCTCAAGGGCGAGGACCACCTCGCCCTCGCCTGGGTCGGCCCCGGGCCCGCCCTCGCGGTGGGGCCGGCCGGCGAGGTGCGGCAGCTCCCGCCCACGGGAATGAAGCGCGACGGGTCGGGCATCCCGCTGGAGAAGGCGATCGGGAGCGTCGGCCAGGCGGTCACCCCCGCCGAGGCGCCCGACGCCGCGTCCGGCGCGGCCGCGGGCGTCGTCGAGCCGTCGGCCGAGGACGGCTCCGCGCCGCTCGAGACGTAG
- a CDS encoding DUF4193 domain-containing protein, which produces MATDYDAPRKTEDDSDSIEALKERVPDRMSGVVDVDDADNPGSFDLAGADLSDLELETVVLPPQADEFTCVSCFLVKHRSQIDHQEKLGPICQECAA; this is translated from the coding sequence ATGGCAACTGATTACGACGCCCCGCGCAAGACGGAGGACGACTCCGACTCGATCGAGGCTCTGAAGGAGCGCGTCCCGGACCGCATGTCCGGGGTCGTGGACGTCGACGATGCCGACAACCCCGGGAGCTTCGACCTCGCCGGAGCCGACCTCTCCGACCTCGAGCTCGAGACGGTGGTGCTCCCGCCCCAGGCGGACGAGTTCACCTGCGTGAGCTGCTTCCTCGTGAAGCACCGCTCGCAGATCGACCACCAGGAGAAGCTCGGGCCCATCTGCCAGGAGTGCGCCGCCTAG
- a CDS encoding DNA gyrase/topoisomerase IV subunit B has product MAASDYSARHLSVLEGLEAVRKRPGMYIGSTDSRGLMHCLWEIIDNSVDEALGGHGDLIDVRLHPDGSVEVRDTARGVPVDIEPKTGLSGVEVVFTKLHAGGKFGSGSYASSGGLHGVGASVVNALSERLDVEVDRGGKTYAMSFRRGEPGIFDDPGEATPDSPFRPFTSGSELRVVGKVRKGVTGTRIRYWADRQIFTRGASFLTEELLGRARQTAFLVPGLRIDIEDLRGDQPVRESFRFDGGIAEFVDHLAVDAPLTDTWRLEGSGTFTETVPVLTDGGAMVPTELTRECAVDIALRWGTGYDTRFKSFVNIISTPKGGTHQAGFEAGLLKFVRAQVEANARKLKVGTDKLEKDDVLAGLTAVLTVRFPEPQFEGQTKEVLGTPAVRAIVSQVVQKAMAERFASTRREDKAQTAVLLEKVVGEMKSRISARTHKETQRRKNALESSSLPAKLVDCRSNDVANSELFIVEGDSALGTAKLARDSEYQALLPIRGKILNVQKASLPDMLSNTECASIIQVLGAGSGRTFDLSAARYGKIIIMSDADVDGAHIRTLLLTLFFRYMRPMIDEGRVFAAVPPLHRVVVMNPGSKPNDVIYTYSERELAAVLAQAKRQGKRYQDPIQRYKGLGEMDADQLATTTMDRRNRTLRRVRVDDAEAAARMFELLMGNDVAPRKEFIIDGAGSVRDRIDV; this is encoded by the coding sequence GTGGCAGCATCCGATTATTCCGCCCGTCACCTCTCCGTCCTCGAGGGCCTCGAGGCGGTGCGCAAGCGGCCCGGCATGTACATCGGATCGACCGACTCGCGCGGTCTCATGCACTGCCTATGGGAGATCATCGACAACAGCGTGGACGAGGCTCTCGGCGGCCACGGCGACCTGATCGACGTGCGGCTCCATCCGGACGGCAGCGTCGAGGTCCGCGACACCGCACGCGGGGTGCCCGTCGACATCGAGCCCAAGACCGGCCTCTCCGGCGTCGAGGTCGTCTTCACCAAGCTGCACGCCGGCGGCAAGTTCGGATCCGGCTCCTACGCCTCCTCGGGCGGACTGCACGGCGTGGGCGCCTCCGTCGTCAACGCCCTGTCGGAGCGCCTCGACGTCGAGGTCGACCGCGGCGGCAAGACGTACGCCATGTCGTTCCGCCGCGGCGAGCCGGGCATCTTCGACGACCCGGGCGAGGCGACCCCCGACTCGCCGTTCCGCCCCTTCACGTCCGGCAGCGAGCTGCGGGTCGTCGGCAAGGTGCGCAAGGGCGTCACCGGCACGCGCATCCGCTACTGGGCCGACCGGCAGATCTTCACCCGCGGCGCGTCCTTCCTCACCGAGGAGCTCCTCGGCCGCGCGCGCCAGACCGCCTTCCTCGTGCCCGGGCTCCGCATCGACATCGAGGACCTGCGCGGCGACCAGCCGGTGCGGGAGTCGTTCCGCTTCGACGGCGGCATCGCCGAGTTCGTCGACCACCTGGCGGTCGACGCGCCGCTCACCGACACGTGGCGGCTCGAGGGATCCGGCACCTTCACCGAGACGGTGCCCGTCCTCACCGACGGCGGCGCCATGGTGCCGACCGAGCTCACGCGCGAGTGCGCCGTCGACATCGCGCTGCGCTGGGGCACGGGCTACGACACCCGCTTCAAGTCGTTCGTCAACATCATCTCGACGCCCAAGGGCGGCACCCACCAGGCCGGCTTCGAGGCGGGCCTGCTCAAGTTCGTGCGCGCGCAGGTCGAGGCCAACGCGCGCAAGCTCAAGGTCGGCACCGACAAGCTCGAGAAGGACGACGTGCTCGCCGGCCTCACCGCCGTGCTCACGGTGCGCTTCCCCGAGCCGCAGTTCGAGGGTCAGACCAAGGAGGTGCTGGGCACGCCCGCGGTGCGCGCCATCGTGTCCCAGGTCGTGCAGAAGGCCATGGCCGAGCGCTTCGCGTCGACGCGCCGCGAGGACAAGGCGCAGACCGCCGTGCTCCTCGAGAAGGTCGTGGGGGAGATGAAGTCGCGGATCTCCGCGCGCACCCACAAGGAGACGCAGCGCCGGAAGAACGCGCTCGAGAGCTCGTCGCTGCCGGCGAAGCTCGTGGACTGCCGGTCCAACGACGTCGCCAACAGCGAGCTGTTCATCGTCGAGGGCGACTCGGCGCTCGGCACGGCGAAGCTCGCGCGCGACAGCGAGTACCAGGCGCTGCTCCCCATCCGCGGGAAGATCCTCAACGTCCAGAAGGCGTCGCTGCCCGACATGCTCTCCAACACGGAGTGCGCTTCGATCATCCAGGTGCTGGGCGCGGGTTCCGGCCGCACGTTCGACCTGTCGGCGGCGCGCTACGGGAAGATCATCATCATGAGCGACGCCGACGTCGACGGCGCCCACATCCGCACGCTGCTGCTCACGCTCTTCTTCCGGTACATGCGGCCCATGATCGACGAGGGCCGCGTGTTCGCCGCCGTGCCGCCGCTGCACCGGGTGGTGGTCATGAACCCGGGGTCCAAGCCCAACGACGTGATCTACACCTACTCCGAGCGCGAGCTCGCGGCGGTGCTCGCCCAGGCCAAGCGGCAGGGCAAGCGCTACCAGGACCCCATCCAGCGCTACAAGGGCCTCGGGGAGATGGACGCCGACCAGCTGGCGACGACCACGATGGACCGCCGGAACCGCACGCTCCGCCGCGTGCGCGTCGACGACGCCGAGGCCGCCGCCCGCATGTTCGAGCTGCTCATGGGCAACGACGTCGCGCCCCGCAAGGAGTTCATCATCGACGGCGCCGGATCCGTGCGGGACCGCATCGACGTGTGA
- a CDS encoding DUF3710 domain-containing protein, giving the protein MTDENANQPDDAVADDAEHVLDAKSAPDDRADEGPLDETEANPVRPYVDLGGIKILPREGLHLRLEVAEGTQQVVAIGLDFAESSLQVQPFAAPRSSGLWHEIRTTIGEQIQRQGGTTRLADGPFGPELHAVIPVVQQPGQSAASTREARFIGVDGPRWFLRGVITGRAVTDPEAAAAVEDLFRSIVVVRGSSPMPPRDLIPLKMPAAQVGTAPGAAPVGESPAPALGA; this is encoded by the coding sequence ATGACCGACGAGAACGCGAACCAGCCGGACGACGCCGTCGCGGACGACGCCGAGCACGTCCTGGACGCCAAGTCCGCGCCCGACGACCGGGCCGACGAGGGGCCGCTCGACGAGACCGAGGCGAACCCCGTGCGTCCGTACGTCGACCTCGGCGGGATCAAGATCCTGCCGCGCGAGGGCCTCCACCTGCGTCTCGAGGTGGCCGAGGGCACGCAGCAGGTCGTCGCGATCGGCCTCGACTTCGCCGAGTCGAGCCTGCAGGTGCAGCCGTTCGCCGCGCCGCGCTCCAGCGGGCTGTGGCACGAGATCCGTACGACGATCGGGGAGCAGATCCAGCGCCAGGGTGGCACGACCCGCCTGGCCGACGGACCATTCGGCCCCGAGCTCCACGCGGTCATCCCGGTCGTGCAGCAGCCCGGCCAGTCGGCGGCGAGCACGCGCGAGGCCCGCTTCATCGGGGTCGACGGCCCGCGCTGGTTCCTGCGCGGCGTCATCACCGGCCGCGCCGTGACCGACCCCGAGGCTGCGGCCGCCGTCGAGGACCTCTTCCGCAGTATCGTCGTGGTGCGGGGATCCTCGCCCATGCCCCCGCGCGACCTCATCCCGCTCAAGATGCCCGCGGCCCAGGTCGGCACGGCGCCGGGCGCGGCTCCGGTCGGCGAGAGCCCGGCCCCCGCGCTGGGCGCCTGA